A DNA window from Daucus carota subsp. sativus chromosome 3, DH1 v3.0, whole genome shotgun sequence contains the following coding sequences:
- the LOC108213008 gene encoding uncharacterized protein C3F10.06c isoform X1 — translation MMNTMGDERILSIYKASRSIKKRENSLYNALCSIFDDSVFVAEIAQLWPELPLVANLRCGLWYSKRFHHNCYFKSTDGHTNNLSFNTSRLNLHLALLAGQKGGCIIVDSTRKGKRFPDSMSKTIPIWACVMNRAISNHKNRMRGSVSVVEGTTNNHKENTEQDLLSWDCSLHLPLWVPPAERMAIENHLEEWTKQLETSGADITPLLSILKKPLRPLWISQKSVIWLNEVPDHESWDFTPLILVSASSSNGYLQQRTASEFSWNYIPGAGDDEESWARGLSPTLFWNNAIELISSGPDQCNQKVADIVEKDRVYRAQRGHNAPQISIKSLKSFGNIDNSHSEEILLDLKSTDTRSGENLSRDDSKVCWLGSSNIAVCSTQLAVNAFDVDSILNCDQEAFSACLKDQEACMHLPIVNSKFDRFSLLRNLPSAVSFANSQLEKGKKLLVCCNTGEDISICVCLAILTSLFTVEGCFDDGKSFRETCITKLEMRQRLIYICKFAVNARPSRGNLKQVFSFLNRESNSCVS, via the exons ATGATGAACACAATGGGAGATGAGAGAATTTTGAGCATATACAAAGCTTCGAGAAGTATAAAGAAGAGAGAGAACAGTCTCTACAACGCCTTGTGTTCCATCTTTGATGACTCCGTGTTTGTCGCCGAGATCGCTCAGTTATGGCCGGAGTTGCCGTTAGTAGCGAATCTCCGGTGTGGATTGTGGTACTCTAAGCGTTTTCATCACAATTGTTATTTCAAGTCTACTGATGGACACACCAATAACTTGTCGTTCAATACTTCTCGCCTTAATCTTCATCTTGCGCTTCTCGCag GGCAGAAGGGAGGGTGTATTATTGTCGATTCTACTCGAAAAGGGAAACGCTTTCCAGACAGTATGTCCAAGACCATACCAATCTGGGCCTGTGTGATGAACCGAGCAATATCAAATCATAAAAACAGAATGCGTGGATCTGTTTCAGTGGTGGAGGgg ACTACAAACAATCATAAAGAAAATACTGAACAAGACCTTCTTAGTTGGGATTGTTCGTTGCATCTTCCTCTATGGGTTCCTCCAGCGGAGAGGATGGCAATTGAGAATCATTTAGAAGAATGGACAAAGCAGTTAGAGACCAGTGGAGCTGATATCACACCTCTTTTATCAATACTAAAGAAACCTTTACGACCTTTGTGGATTTCCCAGAAGTCTGTTATCTGGTTAAATGAAGTTCCTGATCACGAATCTTGGGATTTCACACCTTTAATACTTGTTTCAGCATCCTCCTCTAATGGCTATTTACAACAAAGAACTGcttcagagtttagctggaattaTATACCAGGAGCTGGAGATGATGAGGAAAGTTGGGCAAGGGGTTTATCACCTACCCTTTTCTGGAATAATGCCATAGAACTTATTAGCTCGGGGCCTGATCAATGTAACCAGAAGGTAGCTGATATTGTTGAAAAAGATAGAGTTTATCGAGCACAAAGGGGACATAATGCTCCTCAAATCTCTATCAAGTCTTTAAAGTCTTTTGGAAACATAGACAATTCCCATTCCGAAGAAATTTTACTCGATTTAAAGAGTACGGACACTAGAAGTGGTGAAAACTTGTCCCGTGATGATAGTAAAGTTTGTTGGCTAGGTTCTTCTAATATTGCAGTATGCTCAACACAACTCG CTGTAAATGCTTTTGATGTCGACAGTATTTTGAACTGCGACCAGGAAGCTTTCTCTGCCTGCCTTAAGGATCAGGAGGCTTGTATGCATCTTCCAATTGTG AATTCAAAATTTGACAGATTTTCTTTGTTAAGAAATCTTCCGTCTGCGGTTAGCTTTGCCAACTCACAGCTGGAGAAAGGAAAGAAACTTCTAGTTTGCTGTAATACAG GAGAAGATATCAGTATATGCGTCTGCTTGGCAATCTTGACCTCATTATTTACGGTAGAAg GCTGTTTTGATGACGGGAAATCATTTAGA